One window from the genome of Clarias gariepinus isolate MV-2021 ecotype Netherlands chromosome 15, CGAR_prim_01v2, whole genome shotgun sequence encodes:
- the mrpl54 gene encoding 39S ribosomal protein L54, mitochondrial — MALSNVLRSLAGVNVHPFSSNARLCVCVLGNSSVQIRGYAKKPAAKGKGKGMVKDVLKGPEVCKDPVRLTTHAVGVNIYKQGEDPQLKPKEEYPAWLYELNLGPPKKLHELDSETREYWKRLRKEHIWRFNKLHKGKKI; from the exons ATGGCTCTCAGTAACGTCCTGAGGTCTTTAGCCGGAGTTAATGTCCATCCGTTTAGTTCAAACGCCCGACTTTGTGTTTGCGTTTTAGGGAACAGTTCAGTCCAGATTCGCGGATATGCTAAAAAACCTG CTGCTAAAGGAAAAGGGAAAGGCATGGTGAAGGATGTGCTGAAGGGCCCAGAGGTGTGTAAGGACCCGGTTAGGCTCACCACACATGCTGTAGGAGTTAATATCTACAAACAAGGAGAAGATCCACAGCTGAAACCCAAAGAGGAATATCCAGCATG GTTATACGAGCTAAATCTTGGTCCTCCTAAAAAACTCCACGAGTTGGATTCAGAGACCCGTGAATACTGGAAACGTTTGAGGAAGGAGCACATCTGGCGCTTCAATAAACTgcataaaggaaagaaaatttgA
- the fam32a gene encoding protein FAM32A-like, whose product MAEYTSVQKGSLKLKGVGDISAGKKKKKKDKQLKQLEKQVVTTSTDEETTKKAYVDKRTPAQIAFDKIQEKRQMERILNKASKTHKRRVEEFNRHLDTLTEHYDIPKVSWTK is encoded by the exons atGGCGGAATATACGTCTGTTCAGAAAGGATCTTTAAAACTCAAAGGAGTTGGAGATATTTCAGCTGGTAAAAA gaaaaagaagaaggacaAGCAGTTAAAACAACTAGAAAAGCAGGTGGTAACCACTTCAACAGACGAGGAAACGACCAAGAAGGCCTATGTTGATAAAAGAACACCAGCTCAAATTGCCTTCGACAAAATCCAAGAGAAAAGA CAAATGGAAAGAATTTTGAACAAGGCCTCCAAGACACACAAGCGCAGAGTTGAG gAGTTCAACAGACATCTGGACACACTGACTGAGCATTATGATATTCCTAAAGTCAGCTGGACCAAATAA